The Antennarius striatus isolate MH-2024 chromosome 11, ASM4005453v1, whole genome shotgun sequence genome window below encodes:
- the LOC137603854 gene encoding rho GTPase-activating protein 19-like, with amino-acid sequence MAAGNDPQNNHKLERSETKCSVFSREEKPHVSRPVILNPDFFVERLKHEHPQLFEDLVLSNITRLLDLPGDEFAQLKGECEPRLTSASGFLRSLNFLRRKERGVVFGAPLTEEGIAQIYQLIEYLSKNLQVEGLFRVPGHSLRQAALREMLNTGAEIDLETGDFHPNDAASLLKVFLGELPEPLLTHRHYNAHLKIAELARFDDVGNKTAVPDKERQIEALQLLFMLLPPANRSLLKLLLDLLYHTARNQQVNKMSAINLATMFAPHIIWPKNMITSDLRGNIEKLNNSIAFLIRHSQKLFKAPPYIKEYTRLYFMGSKTLKSKDDLTLCTGTKDELLSTLNAASPTPSITTTKGDTCGNCPNTTSENQSYTESALRELYQQVNNMPESAKKKKFIRQFEKQPLQTPLTDSRTPFTRKHWRSRSLGGIIKRKVLGSQMLPEKENGRPLPVVQVVAREEKTQAVEDLARINPT; translated from the exons ATGGCGGCTGGAAATGATCCCCAAAACAATCACAAACTGGAAAGAAG tGAGACAAAATGCAGTGTGTTTTCCAGAGAGGAGAAACCACATGTAAGTCGGCCTGTGATACTGAACCCAGACTTCTTTGTGGAGCGGCTGAAGCATGAACACCCGCAGCTCTTTGAGGATCTGGTTCTCAGTAACATCACCAGACTCCTCGATCTCCCAGGGGATGAGTTCGCACAGCTCAAAGGAGAGTGTGAGCCAAGACTGACCTCCGCCAGTGGCTTCCTGCGCTCCCTCAACTTCTTGAGAAGGAAAG AAAGAGGAGTGGTCTTTGGTGCCCCGTTAACTGAGGAAGGAATAGCACAGATCTATCAGCTCATCGAGTACCTGAGTAAAA ACCTTCAAGTGGAGGGGTTGTTTCGTGTACCAGGCCACAGCCTAAGGCAGGCAGCCCTGAGGGAAATGCTGAACACTGGAGCAGAGATAGATCTTGAGACAGGCGACTTCCACCCCAATGATGCAGCTTCGTTACTCAAAGTCTTCCTGGGAGAGCTGCCAGAGCCgctgctcacacacagacactataATGCTCACTTGAAGATTGCAG AGTTGGCTCGCTTTGATGATGTGGGGAATAAGACGGCTGTGCCCGACAAGGAGCGTCAGATTGAGGCCCTTCAGCTGCTTTTCATGCTGCTCCCTCCAGCCAACCGCAGTCTATTGAAGTTGCTTCTTGACCTGCTGTACCACACCGCCCGCAACCAGCAAGTCAACAAAATGTCTGCAATCAATCTGGCCACAATGTTTGCTCCTCACATCATCTGGCCCAAAAAT ATGATAACAAGTGATCTGCGGGGAAACATCGAAAAACTGAATAACAGCATAGCATTCCTCATCAGACACTCACAGAAGCTGTTCAAG gcaCCTCCATACATCAAAGAATATACCCGCCTCTACTTCATGGGATCCAAAACGCTGAAGTCAAAG GATGACCTGACTCTCTGCACTGGAACTAAAGATGAACTCTTGTCTACATTAAACGCTGCCTCCCCGACTCCCTCCATAACAACAACCAAAGGTGACACCTGCGGCAACTGCCCCAACACAACATCTGAAAACCAGAGTTATACCGAATCCGCACTCAGAGAGCTCTACCAGCAAGTCAACAACATGCCTGAGTCTGCCAAAAAGAAGAAGTTCATCAGACAG TTTGAAAAGCAGCCCTTACAGACGCCTTTGACCGACTCTCGGACGCCGTTCACCAGGAAACACTGGCGTTCTCGCTCCCTGGGTGGAATTATCAAG AGGAAGGTGCTGGGAAGCCAAATGTTACCGGAAAAAGAAAACGGCAGACCTCTGCCAGTGGTTCAAGTCGTGGCCAGAGAGGAGAAAACTCAAGCGGTGGAGGA TTTGGCCAGGATTAATCCCACTTAA